In Nitrospira sp., one DNA window encodes the following:
- a CDS encoding type II toxin-antitoxin system RelE/ParE family toxin, whose translation MRHEIILAPEAIEQFQRLRAQVRASVRDAIETHLRREPTKGSKSRIKRLRGMKRPQYRLRIDEIRVYYDVTEDTVEVLAIIDKSEASSWLEGTGKRS comes from the coding sequence ATGCGCCATGAGATTATCCTTGCGCCTGAAGCAATCGAGCAGTTTCAGCGACTACGGGCCCAGGTCCGAGCCTCGGTTCGCGACGCGATAGAAACGCACCTCCGACGTGAGCCGACAAAAGGCAGCAAGAGTCGAATCAAGAGACTCCGTGGAATGAAGCGGCCACAGTACCGACTTCGCATCGATGAAATACGAGTCTATTACGACGTCACTGAAGACACAGTTGAGGTGCTGGCGATCATCGACAAATCAGAGGCCTCATCGTGGCTCGAAGGAACAGGGAAACGGTCATGA
- a CDS encoding molybdopterin-dependent oxidoreductase: MPFSRRTILKATGLGALAAATGGCDAVGGVFGRMFAVPPRDTTYFTPNSKFYVVNYADGAVSVSRDLNIEQWKLHVKGSVNRPMSLGWRDILNRDSYDQISTLMCIDTLPGGDSIGTATWRGISLKQLLIDCGADSEVARDVVFRGIDGYDDSIPFTRAMQDDVMLAFLMNGEKLPREHGFPLRLLVPGLYGIKNVKWIVEIEVYPGDYKGYWQRKGWTDDGTIKIFSRIDSPGHYQPLRGPEHTFRGIAFGGPNSISKVEISFDAGRTWNDCRIEPPMSPYSWVIWSYTWRPPKPGKFQTVVRAIDTKGQLQIAEIVRPQPAGASGYHTIISEVEKI, encoded by the coding sequence ATGCCTTTCTCACGACGAACCATCTTGAAAGCAACCGGTCTCGGAGCCCTGGCCGCCGCGACCGGTGGCTGCGATGCCGTCGGAGGCGTATTCGGACGCATGTTCGCCGTCCCTCCCCGTGACACGACCTACTTCACGCCAAACTCGAAATTCTACGTGGTCAATTATGCTGATGGAGCCGTTTCCGTATCCCGCGATTTGAACATCGAGCAGTGGAAGCTCCATGTCAAAGGCTCGGTGAACCGCCCGATGTCGCTTGGCTGGCGCGATATTCTGAACCGCGATTCCTACGATCAGATCTCCACCTTGATGTGCATCGACACGCTCCCCGGCGGCGACAGTATCGGCACGGCGACCTGGCGCGGGATCTCACTCAAGCAACTGCTCATCGACTGCGGAGCGGACAGTGAGGTCGCTCGCGACGTGGTTTTTCGCGGCATCGACGGCTATGACGACAGCATTCCCTTCACCCGCGCGATGCAGGACGACGTGATGCTCGCCTTCCTGATGAACGGCGAAAAACTTCCCAGGGAACATGGCTTCCCGCTCCGACTGTTGGTACCGGGCCTCTACGGCATCAAGAACGTCAAATGGATCGTCGAGATCGAAGTCTATCCCGGCGACTACAAGGGCTACTGGCAGCGCAAGGGCTGGACCGATGACGGCACGATCAAGATTTTCTCACGTATCGATTCGCCCGGACATTACCAACCTTTACGCGGGCCGGAACACACATTTCGAGGCATCGCCTTCGGCGGACCGAACAGCATCAGCAAAGTCGAAATAAGCTTCGATGCAGGCCGTACGTGGAACGACTGCCGGATCGAACCGCCCATGTCGCCCTATTCCTGGGTCATCTGGAGCTACACGTGGCGGCCGCCGAAGCCGGGAAAGTTTCAAACCGTCGTGCGGGCCATCGACACGAAGGGACAGCTTCAGATCGCCGAAATCGTCCGCCCCCAGCCGGCCGGCGCGAGCGGGTATCACACGATCATTTCGGAAGTGGAGAAGATTTAG
- a CDS encoding transposase, whose translation MMQPVLNVGVDVAKDAVVVACAEHSFPVQRIPNQRAPLRTWLKSLPAGSRIGLESTSTYHELLAALAQAHGYTVFLLNPLDTRHYAKAMGNRAKTDRVDAELIARLIAQEHTHLRA comes from the coding sequence ATGATGCAACCCGTTCTGAATGTCGGCGTGGATGTGGCCAAAGACGCCGTTGTGGTCGCATGTGCCGAGCACAGTTTTCCGGTCCAGCGTATTCCCAATCAGCGGGCCCCCTTGCGGACATGGCTGAAATCTCTCCCAGCCGGCAGCCGCATCGGCTTGGAATCCACCAGCACCTATCATGAATTGCTGGCGGCCCTGGCGCAGGCCCACGGGTATACCGTCTTCCTGCTGAACCCGTTGGATACTCGGCACTACGCCAAGGCCATGGGCAACCGGGCCAAAACCGACCGGGTGGATGCGGAATTGATTGCCCGACTCATCGCGCAAGAGCACACGCACTTGCGTGCCTAG
- a CDS encoding transposase — MRNLGGFAAELKAVMSKLEALIAKIDTAMAAIAAGSPQHQEAQHRLQTIVGVGPLVGLSLTNTLERVPFRKADAFVAFTGLDPRANDSGQKAGRRRLSKRGPAELRRLLFNAAMSAVKTTVWKPIYESYRTQGWSTTASLVIIARKIARTAWSIHHYRTTFNPERITKCLT, encoded by the coding sequence ATGCGCAATCTGGGCGGCTTTGCCGCCGAACTCAAGGCCGTGATGAGCAAATTGGAGGCGTTGATTGCCAAGATTGATACGGCCATGGCTGCGATTGCGGCTGGTTCGCCCCAACACCAGGAGGCCCAACATCGGTTGCAAACCATTGTGGGCGTCGGTCCCCTGGTAGGCCTCAGCTTGACCAATACGTTGGAGCGCGTACCGTTTCGCAAGGCGGATGCCTTCGTCGCTTTCACCGGGTTGGATCCGCGGGCGAATGACTCGGGACAGAAAGCCGGTCGCCGCCGCTTGTCCAAACGCGGCCCGGCCGAGTTGCGCCGCTTGCTGTTTAACGCTGCGATGTCGGCCGTCAAAACTACCGTCTGGAAACCGATCTACGAATCGTACCGCACGCAAGGCTGGAGTACGACCGCCTCGTTGGTGATCATCGCTCGCAAAATCGCCCGGACCGCGTGGTCTATTCATCATTACCGGACAACATTTAATCCAGAGCGAATAACAAAATGCTTGACATGA
- a CDS encoding DUF4136 domain-containing protein: MDTRMNRRRSVWPLILLMLGLSACTTFDVKTDHDPTADFTTFRTFTFVGLAEAEKGGIYDNSLKHKRIESAVARELIEKGLQQVDLNQQPDLLVYYWFSTKEKQQIQSTGPTAGAYRGRYGYGWGAGYGGTVTTYDYTEGTLTLDLVEPTKKELVWRATIVGTLKDTAKDNIELGNKAIAKAFESYPPKRS, from the coding sequence ATGGACACGCGGATGAATCGACGACGATCAGTATGGCCACTCATCCTATTAATGCTCGGCCTGAGCGCCTGCACGACGTTCGACGTGAAGACCGACCATGATCCTACTGCTGATTTCACCACCTTCAGAACATTTACGTTTGTGGGACTGGCGGAGGCCGAAAAAGGTGGGATCTACGACAATTCGTTGAAGCACAAGCGGATTGAATCAGCCGTCGCACGGGAGCTGATCGAGAAAGGGCTTCAGCAAGTCGATCTGAATCAACAACCCGACCTCCTGGTCTACTATTGGTTCAGTACAAAGGAGAAGCAGCAAATCCAGAGCACCGGGCCGACCGCCGGTGCCTATCGCGGCCGATACGGATATGGGTGGGGTGCGGGCTACGGGGGCACTGTCACCACGTATGATTATACGGAAGGAACCTTGACTCTTGATCTGGTCGAACCAACCAAGAAAGAACTGGTCTGGCGTGCGACGATTGTCGGCACGTTGAAGGATACTGCGAAGGACAATATCGAGCTCGGGAATAAGGCCATCGCGAAAGCGTTTGAAAGCTATCCACCTAAAAGGAGTTAG